A DNA window from bacterium contains the following coding sequences:
- a CDS encoding DUF3108 domain-containing protein yields MKIKTIYIICLILTATALFAKVEKDPKKAEFALRALDSIEIPKPVYLDAFGPGEELTFSIDYGFVNAGWAKMSVISIVEYNKRPAYYFETKAGTNKTFSVVFKVEDRVESLLDSEMFYSLRHEKHLSEGNYRADRWFTFDQTNNRAKSKKYDVETYPNVFDILSAFYYTRMLELDPGDTFYLPNHTDGRNYPLRVAVHCKETVEVPAGKFDCILIEPILNAPGIFEHKGNVYIWVTDDARRMPVLMKTKIVIGSISASLTKYRLAE; encoded by the coding sequence ATGAAGATTAAGACTATATATATTATTTGCTTGATTCTAACGGCAACAGCGCTTTTCGCTAAAGTAGAAAAGGATCCAAAGAAGGCGGAATTCGCATTGAGAGCACTGGATTCGATAGAAATACCAAAGCCAGTTTATCTCGATGCATTTGGTCCGGGTGAGGAGCTTACATTTTCAATCGATTATGGTTTTGTCAATGCCGGATGGGCTAAGATGTCTGTTATTTCGATAGTGGAATACAACAAAAGGCCGGCTTATTATTTTGAAACAAAAGCCGGAACGAATAAAACTTTCTCGGTTGTATTTAAGGTCGAAGACCGTGTCGAATCTCTTCTGGATTCTGAGATGTTTTATAGCCTTAGACACGAAAAGCATCTTTCTGAGGGCAACTACCGGGCAGATAGGTGGTTTACCTTCGATCAAACCAATAACCGCGCTAAGAGCAAAAAATATGATGTCGAAACATATCCCAATGTTTTCGATATACTATCGGCATTTTATTACACAAGGATGCTCGAGCTGGATCCGGGTGATACATTCTATCTCCCTAACCATACCGATGGCAGGAATTATCCATTACGAGTCGCTGTGCATTGCAAAGAAACGGTCGAGGTGCCGGCGGGAAAGTTCGATTGTATACTTATAGAGCCAATACTCAATGCTCCGGGGATATTCGAACACAAGGGTAATGTTTATATCTGGGTTACCGACGATGCACGACGCATGCCGGTGCTGATGAAGACCAAAATAGTTATAGGCTCCATAAGTGCTAGCCTCACCAAATACAGATTAGCTGAATAA